The sequence below is a genomic window from Candidatus Limnocylindria bacterium.
TCGGTGCGGTACTTCGGCACGTAGCGGCGGAGCAGGCTTATCAGCATCTGCGGGTCTTCCCGTCAGCGAGCTCCGCGCTGATGCGAAGGAACGCACGCAGCGTCGTTGCGAGCGCCTCGCGCTCGTCGGAAGTCATCTTCTCGATGAGCCGGCCGAAATGGTCGGAGGAGCCCCGCTCCATGATGTCCAGGATGTGCTGCCCCCGCCGTGACAGCTCGACCAGAACGGTGCGGCGGTCGTCGGGATCCGAACGGCGCGTCACGAAACCTCGCTGATCCATCCGGTCGATGAGCGCCGACGCGCTCGCCGCCGTCATGTCGAGCGCCCCCGCGAGGTCGCTCATGCGCTGCGGCTGCTTGCGGGCGAGCACGGACAGCCCCCGGAGCTGCGTGAACGTCAGATCGGCG
It includes:
- a CDS encoding MarR family transcriptional regulator; protein product: ADLTFTQLRGLSVLARKQPQRMSDLAGALDMTAASASALIDRMDQRGFVTRRSDPDDRRTVLVELSRRGQHILDIMERGSSDHFGRLIEKMTSDEREALATTLRAFLRISAELADGKTRRC